DNA sequence from the Cohnella herbarum genome:
CTAGCCGGCACCGTCTCGCGTTCGAATCGGCCGGCATATTCGACCAGGTCATCAATGAGCGCAAGTCCGGTTTCCAACTCGTCCTCTTCGTCCTGCGATCTCATAAACTTAATCCGACCAGGTTCGAAGTCCCCGATCGCCTGCTTAAACGAATCGATCTGATTGTTCTCGCAGCCTAGCCCGACGACGAGCACGCCGGCGGCGTTCGGATGGTTCACGAGCGACGCGAGCAGCTTCTGCGTATGCTTCAAATCGTCTCCGAGCTGGGAGCAGCCGAACGGATGGGAGAAATGATACACACCGTCCACGCTGCCGCGATGAAGCGCATTGGCGCGGTTAGCAAGAATCTCGCAAGTTTTGTTAATGCAGCCAACCGTATTGATAATCCAAATTTCATTGCGTATTCCGACCTCTCCGTTACTACGAACGTATCCCTGAAACGTCTGTCTGAGCGGCTTCGAAGCTTGCGCCACGGGGGGTGTCGGCTCGTATCGATAGTCTAGGAAACCCTTGAGTCCCGTTCCTAGATTGTGCGTATGCACCCAAGTTCCCGGAAGCAGATTTTCCTTCGCTTTACCGATCGAATATCCGAATTTCAGTACGTCCTGGCCTTCGGCTACCGGTTTCGTTAAGATTTTATGTCCTTTGGGCACATCGTTTAGCAAGGGAAGCAGCGAGCCATCCTCCAACGTCACGACTTCTCCCGCGGAAAAAGGTTTAAGGGCGATCGCCACTTGATCGTTTGCCGTTAATCGTATCCAATCGCTCATGTTCGATTCTCCTTTGTTGTCCATTCAGTCAAATGCGAGGTTACCGCTTCCGCTACCCCCGGCCAACGATTGAGGTCTTGCCCCCATAAGGTCGACTCCGATAGCAGCTGAGTTACCGTGACGGCAAGCTCCTGTTCGCTCTCGTTAGCCTTTGCCCAGATCGCGGCTATCGTCTCCAACGCATTGGCATCATCGCGTACGACATACTTTAAGCCTAATAACGATACACCTTCGTATTGATCGCCGTTACGATAAACCCGATAATATCGAATCAGCGCCGCGAAGCCTAGCAACAGCCCTTCCGGAATCGGCTCCCCGCCTTCCGCGTAGTACAATAAAGACGGGATCAGCCGCGCCTTAAACTTGCTAAGGCTATTCATCGCGATATCCGACAACCGATGGCGAATATAGGGGTTCGAATATCTTTCGAATACGCCGTCGGCGTAAGCTCGCATCTCGTCTTCCGGGTAAGGCAGAGACGGAATAATCTCGTTCATCGCCGTTGTCAGAACGAAAGCGCCCAGTCTCTCATGCTCCATCAATTCCCTAACGTGATCTACCCCATGGAGGATACCTAACGGAGTCATCAACGTATGCGCCCCGTTCAGAATGCGAACCTTGCGTTGCTGATACGGCTTAAGATCGTCTACCCACAACACGTTTAGCCCTGCGCTCTTTAACGGTAACCGTTCGTCAAGCTCCGGCTCTCCTTCGATCGCCCATAGGTGATAGGGTTCCGTCGTGCTAAGCAACTCGTCTCGGTAACCCCAATCGGAGAACCAACTCTCCGCCTGATCTTGATCAGGATATCCCGTGACGATCCGATCGACAAGGGAATTCAGAAACCGATTGCTCGTTCGAACCCATTCCGCAAACGGAACCGGCAGTTCCCAATCCGCCGCATATTTCAGAACGGCTTCTTGTAACGAATCGCCGTTTCTCTCCAGAAGCTCGCAAGGAAGGAAGATCAAGCCGCGATCGCTCGCTCCCTCAAATGCCAAGTACCTCCGATAAAGCAAATAAGCGACCTTACCCGGAAAAGAAACGATCGGCGTTCCTTCCGTTAATGGTTCGGGACGATACACGAGTCCTGCTTCCGTCGTATTCGATACGACGAATTGCAAATCCGGGCTCACGGCTAATCGACACATTTTCTCCCAATCCGTATAGGGATCGAAAACTTCCGAGAAGACGGAAATGACCTCGGCGCGTTCAACGCTTTCCCCGTTTTCGATTCCGCGAACGACTAACGTATAGAGTCCGTCCTGACCGGCGAGCGCTTCGATCTTGGGCTTACCGGATGGACGAGGCTGCGTCACCGCAACGCTCCCCTTGAATAAACCTTGTTTGCGCGACTCGTGAACCATCCAATCAAAAAATCCGCGAAGAAAGTTGCCTTCCCCGATCTGAAGTACCGTTATCGGACTCGCATTCACTTCATCAATAACGCTTATCTGCTGTTCATTTAGAACTGATCGATTCAATGCTCTCATCGTTGATAAAACTCCTTCGCGTTTCCTCCGTATAGCTTCTCGCGTTCGTTTTGGCCCCAGCTTGCCGGCAAAGCCAGCTCAAGAACGTCCACGACTTCGTCATAGCTACCCGCTAATAGACACACCGGCCAGTCGCTGCCGAACATAACGCGGTCCGAACCGAACAAATCGAGCATCCGGCGAATGTACGGCACCAATTGTTCCGGCTTCCAATTCCGATGGTCCGCTTCGGTGACCATACCGGACAGTTTGCAATAAATGTTCGGGTGCTTAGCGATATCCTGCATCTGGCTATACCATGGCTCGACGATCTCCTCGGAGATTAAAGGTTTGGCGATATGGTTAACGACCCCGCGTAAACCGGGTACAAGTTCGAGAAGTTTCGCGAGAGGCTCGAGCTGATGGGATAAGACAAGCAGGTCTATCGGAACACTTTCCTCCGCGTAAGAACAAAGCGCTTCCACGAAATGAGGCTCAAGGATAGCGTTGGCATCGGGCATCTCTTGGATCATCACGCGGAATCCGACGAATTTCGAATGCCGACGAAATCTCTCGTAATGGGTACGGTGGTTCGGATCGTTCAGATCAAGCCAACCCACGACGCCGATGATCGTATCGTCGCTATCCGCGAGCGATAATAGATATTCGGTTTCGGCTACGGTCGGTGCAGCTTGGACGACGATCGTTCCATCCAACCGGTGATCCTTCAAGTGAGGAGCGAGATGTTCGGGTAAGTAATCCCGATAGAGCAAGGGAATCGAAGGCGTAATCCAGCCGTAATCGTTGCGCTCTATTTTCCAATAATGCTGGTGGGCATCCATCCTCATTGTCGAGTTTCTCCCCTTTCATTGCTTATTCTTCTATTTTACCAGCTAAAAATCACATAAATAGTGTTCAGATTTGCATGAATGTACTCTATTTTGATATTTTATAAGGACACAGCAAGCCGAGGAGGCGCGTCTCATGAATCCCGTTCGCAAGTCGTTCTCTAACGACTCTTTGTTTCCTTTCGATCTCGTCTTTAAAGACACGAAAAGCCCGGAGCGAGAGCTGCCGGACCATCTGCACGATCGGTATGAATTAGTATACGTTTATAGGGGCAAGGGTACGATGTTCATCGATCAGAAATTTTACGATATGGGGCAAGGCGATCTGTTTCTTATCCCGGGCAACTCGATCCACCGGGCGTTTCCGGACCCGAACGATCCTGTCACTTCCACCGCCGTATTTTTCGCGCCAAGCCTGATTGCCCACGATAATCTGGACGATTCTTATCATGGCGCGCGATGCTTCGAATTAGCTCGCAAACGAAAGCAATACAAAATCGAAACCTCATCTCCCTTTCAAACCGCCACGGAACAAGTATTAGAGGAAATCCGGCTGGAACTGGAGCTGACGAGAACCGGTTATCGACAAGCGATCTTCCACCATCTCCAGCTATGGCTGCTGCTCATCAACCGTCTTGCGACACCCGCGCTCGCGGACGATCTGGAGGACGCCAGAATCGGACCGCAATGGATGAAGGAAAGTTTAGGCTACATCGCCGCTCATCCGCACGAGGATCTTAGTTTATCCGCGCTAGCCCAGCAGGCTTCGGTAACGGGAGCCCACTTCTCGCGCGTGTTCAAGCAGCTTACCGGAATGAACGTGACCGATTACGTGAATGCCAAGCGTATCGTTCAAGCTAAGGAGCTGCTTCTTGAAACCGATGACGGCATCGGCTTGGTCGCCGAAAAATGCGGCTTCGAGAGTCTCCCGCATTTTCATCGCATTTTCAAAAAAATTACGGGTTTAACCCCGGGTGCTTACAAAAGAGGAAAGTCCCCCGCTCACCCCAGCCACTGAATGCTCGTTAAAATCAGTCCGATAATAAAACCGCACAATGCGCCGTTGACGCGAATCCACTGAAGGTCGCTACCGACCTTCTCTTCCAGCATCCGCACCAATTCCTTATCGTTCATCTGATCGATGTTATCTTTCAGCAACAGACCTAAGCGATAATGGTTAGCTTCGACGAAATCGACGATAAACGATAATATCTTCTGTTCCGCGTTGTCCGTAAGCTCTTTCTCCGCTTGCAACTTCCGAATCGCATACCGAACGACGGTAACGACTTTACGCCCGCCATTGTCCATCTCCTTGTCCAACGCGGATAACAGGGACGTTCTCAGCGATTCCAGTCGCTCCTCTATAAACTTGCCGCTATCGGGATGAGCGGCTTTATCCGCGATCCATTGCTTGCCCTTGTTTAACGTTTCCTCGTCGGTCGCGAACCTTTGCAATTGGTTACGAATTTCCGCCAGCAGCTTCTCCCGGTTCATATTGCCCGACCGGCTTAAATCCTGAATGCCCGAGAGCAACAGCTGCTGAATCATCGTGCCTAGCTTGTCCTCGTTCATGAACCCCGCGAAAGCCTGCACGGCGAAGCCCATAATGCCGCCTACTTTGGCTTCCTGCATCTTCTGCTGCGCGATAGATCCGAGCAGTTGTCCGGTTTCCGGCCTGCTCACCCATATCCGGCCTTGATCCAACGCATAGTCGAGCGCGCGCTCATCCCAACGTTCCTCGGCGGCCGTATGCAACAGTTTCTCCGCCAGCGGTTTCACGTCGATGCGGCCGATCATCGATACGATGCCGGACTGAAGATAGGGCACAAGCGATCCGAGCGGCAGCTTGGTCAGCAACGTATGAAGCAAGCGGATCGCGCCTACGCGATTACTTCTCTTCCGCACGATTCGCGTAACCGTCGAGCCTGCCAGCTTCAGGAGCTGAAACTGCTTAAGCCTGCTCGTAATGCTTGCTTTGTTAAGCAGCTCGTTCTCCAAAGCGGAAATGAGCGAGTTGGCGATCTTATCCCGACTCTTCAATAGCAAAGACGTATGCGGAATCGGGATGCCGAGCGGATGGCGGAACAAAGCCGTAACCGCGAACCAATCGGCGAACCCGCCAACCAAACCGGCTTCGAATCCGCCTTTCAATAAATCCACGACCGGATGATCGGGCAGGAATAAGGTCGTAACGAATCCGGCACCCATTGCAACCAAAGATAACCCCGCAATATATCTCGTTCTCATATCGTTACCTCTTTTAGTTGAATGTAGGAAGAAAAACCGCGCAGGTTCTGCAGCGGTTTCTCCCATAAATAACCCTCTTATTTAACCCATTATGCTTCTTCCGGCGCTTTCGTGCGTTTCAAGAAGAACGATAACACGAGCCCGACGATGGCGAATATCATTCCGATATAGAATGCGTTATGAATACCGGCATTTAACGCTAGAGCCCCCAACTTCTCAGGGTCAACCTTCTCGGCGTTCTCGATCACGTAATCTTTCGTTCCCGCCGACATCATGCTGATGAAGAAGGCGACTCCGATCGCACCGGCGACTTGCGTCAACGTATTCAGAATCGCGGTACCGTGCGGGTAATATTTTCTTGGCAGCTCGTTCAAACTATTCGTCTGAGCAGGCATCATAATCATCGAAATAGCGACCATCATAATACAGTGGTAGAGGATAATCGTTCCTTTGCTCGTATCCAGATCAATCTGAGTAAACAACCACATCACGACCACGAGAATCGCAGTCCCCGGAATAACGAGCACGCGCGGTCCGAATTTATCGAATAGCTTACCCGTAACCGGCGACAGGAATCCGTTGAGAATGCCCCCCGGAAGCAGGATAAGTCCGGCAGTAAATGCGGTGAACATCAAGCCTTGCTGAAGGAATATCGGCAATAGCATAAGCGTGGAGAACATCGCCATCATGACGATAATAATCAACACCGTAGTTAACGCGAACATAGGCGATAAGAAAGCACGCAAGTTAAGCATCGGTTCCTTGGATATCAATTGCCGCCATATGAACAACAGCAACGCTAAACCACCGACGATGAGCGTGAGATAGACTTCCGGACTGGACCAGCCGCTGTTCTCCCCGCCTGCGCTGCTGAATCCGTACACGATACCGCCGAAACCGATCGTCGATAAAATAATCGATAAAATATCTACTTTTGGCTTCGTTACGTCGGACACGTTCTTCAGATAAATGGCCGCGATAATAATGGAGAGCACGCCGAATGGGAACACGAGGTAAAATAACCAGCGCCAATCCAACGACTCCAAGATTAAGCCGGACAACGTCGGTCCGATCGCCGGAGCGAACATAATGACTAAGCCGATACTTCCCATTGCCGCTCCGCGTTTCTCGGGCGGGTACAGAACAAGGATCGTGTTCATCATGACAGGCAACATAAGTCCCGTACCGAAAGCTTGAATGATTCGACCGCTTAGCAGTACCGAGAAATCAGGAGCTAAAGCGCAAACCAAAGTACCTAAGGTAAATAAGATCATGGCTCCCAAGAACATCTGTCTGGTCGTAAACCATTGTACCAATAATGCCGAGATCGGGATCAATATCCCCACGACGAGCATGTAACTCGTCGACAGCCATTGAATCGTCGTATACGATACGTTAAGATCTTTAACCAGGTCGACGAATGCAATATTCAATAATGTTTCGTTAAGAATGGAAAAGAACGCGCCGATAACGAGCGTTATTAATATCGGCAATCGTTTAATATCCCCCAAATCTTTGTGCTGCGAACTCGCAGCTCCTCCAGCGGCATTCACTCTTTTTCCTCCATATCCATATATGTATAGATTTTTACTATACCATTCGACATTAATTTCTTCAAACACGATGTAATCTAATCATGAATATTAATGGATTGCAGATTGACAACGAATAATTCGTTCCTTATAATTACACTCAACGTTAAAGAAGGAGGCTGATGAATATGTACAACTTCATGAATATTTCGATTGCGTCGTCGTGTTCTCAAGTTCATAGGAATCGGTCTCTACGGAAAGTAACGCAACATGTATGAGGGTAAAAGGATATTGGATTAACGATATCCACCCTTAATCGTGTTAAGCAGCCGCCAGGGACCTTAGGTTCTTGGCGGTTTTTGTTATGCGCTTGCTCTTAAGGCGCATCATCCGACCGCAGGGAATCCCCTGCGGTTATTTGTTTAACCCATTACGAATATGAGGAGTTTTCGATTGAACAATAATACGCTTCATCCGAATGATAGTTTACGTGCCTATGGTTGGAATGCTTACTGGGATCAGCTCCTTTCGGAGCAACAACCCGCGATTCGACAGCTTAAACCGGCTCGGGTCGTCGCCCAGTTCTCCCACTCTTACAATGTGATGACGGAAGCCGGCGAGAATAGCGCGTCCGTTACCGGTAAATTCGAATTCAACGCCGCTAAGCGCGGCGATTATCCCGCCGTAGGCGACTGGGTGATGGTGGAGCGGCTCGCGAACGAAAGCCGTTCCGTTATCCATGCGGTATTGCCGCGCCGAACGGCGATGGTCCGCAATGCGGCGGGCAACGTCACCGAAGATCAGATCATCGGAGCGAACCTCGACTATCTGTTCATCGTTAACGCGCTTAACCAGGATTTCAATATCCGCAAGATTGAACGATATC
Encoded proteins:
- a CDS encoding UxaA family hydrolase → MSDWIRLTANDQVAIALKPFSAGEVVTLEDGSLLPLLNDVPKGHKILTKPVAEGQDVLKFGYSIGKAKENLLPGTWVHTHNLGTGLKGFLDYRYEPTPPVAQASKPLRQTFQGYVRSNGEVGIRNEIWIINTVGCINKTCEILANRANALHRGSVDGVYHFSHPFGCSQLGDDLKHTQKLLASLVNHPNAAGVLVVGLGCENNQIDSFKQAIGDFEPGRIKFMRSQDEEDELETGLALIDDLVEYAGRFERETVPASKLKLGLKCGGSDGLSGITANPLVGSVSDRLIATGGTAILTEVPEMFGAETILMNRARNEEVFGRIVSLVNDFKQYFIRHDQEIYENPSPGNKAGGISTLEEKSLGCTQKGGHSIVADVVAYGDRVRKEGLNLLEAPGNDLVSVTALSAGGAHIVLFTTGRGTPFGGPVPTVKISTNSELATRKKNWIDYDAGQLLDGKGMDELTEELWNRLLDIASGDVRTHNESNGFREIAIFKDGVIL
- a CDS encoding tagaturonate reductase, with product MRALNRSVLNEQQISVIDEVNASPITVLQIGEGNFLRGFFDWMVHESRKQGLFKGSVAVTQPRPSGKPKIEALAGQDGLYTLVVRGIENGESVERAEVISVFSEVFDPYTDWEKMCRLAVSPDLQFVVSNTTEAGLVYRPEPLTEGTPIVSFPGKVAYLLYRRYLAFEGASDRGLIFLPCELLERNGDSLQEAVLKYAADWELPVPFAEWVRTSNRFLNSLVDRIVTGYPDQDQAESWFSDWGYRDELLSTTEPYHLWAIEGEPELDERLPLKSAGLNVLWVDDLKPYQQRKVRILNGAHTLMTPLGILHGVDHVRELMEHERLGAFVLTTAMNEIIPSLPYPEDEMRAYADGVFERYSNPYIRHRLSDIAMNSLSKFKARLIPSLLYYAEGGEPIPEGLLLGFAALIRYYRVYRNGDQYEGVSLLGLKYVVRDDANALETIAAIWAKANESEQELAVTVTQLLSESTLWGQDLNRWPGVAEAVTSHLTEWTTKENRT
- a CDS encoding amidohydrolase family protein encodes the protein MRMDAHQHYWKIERNDYGWITPSIPLLYRDYLPEHLAPHLKDHRLDGTIVVQAAPTVAETEYLLSLADSDDTIIGVVGWLDLNDPNHRTHYERFRRHSKFVGFRVMIQEMPDANAILEPHFVEALCSYAEESVPIDLLVLSHQLEPLAKLLELVPGLRGVVNHIAKPLISEEIVEPWYSQMQDIAKHPNIYCKLSGMVTEADHRNWKPEQLVPYIRRMLDLFGSDRVMFGSDWPVCLLAGSYDEVVDVLELALPASWGQNEREKLYGGNAKEFYQR
- a CDS encoding AraC family transcriptional regulator codes for the protein MNPVRKSFSNDSLFPFDLVFKDTKSPERELPDHLHDRYELVYVYRGKGTMFIDQKFYDMGQGDLFLIPGNSIHRAFPDPNDPVTSTAVFFAPSLIAHDNLDDSYHGARCFELARKRKQYKIETSSPFQTATEQVLEEIRLELELTRTGYRQAIFHHLQLWLLLINRLATPALADDLEDARIGPQWMKESLGYIAAHPHEDLSLSALAQQASVTGAHFSRVFKQLTGMNVTDYVNAKRIVQAKELLLETDDGIGLVAEKCGFESLPHFHRIFKKITGLTPGAYKRGKSPAHPSH
- a CDS encoding DUF445 domain-containing protein; this translates as MRTRYIAGLSLVAMGAGFVTTLFLPDHPVVDLLKGGFEAGLVGGFADWFAVTALFRHPLGIPIPHTSLLLKSRDKIANSLISALENELLNKASITSRLKQFQLLKLAGSTVTRIVRKRSNRVGAIRLLHTLLTKLPLGSLVPYLQSGIVSMIGRIDVKPLAEKLLHTAAEERWDERALDYALDQGRIWVSRPETGQLLGSIAQQKMQEAKVGGIMGFAVQAFAGFMNEDKLGTMIQQLLLSGIQDLSRSGNMNREKLLAEIRNQLQRFATDEETLNKGKQWIADKAAHPDSGKFIEERLESLRTSLLSALDKEMDNGGRKVVTVVRYAIRKLQAEKELTDNAEQKILSFIVDFVEANHYRLGLLLKDNIDQMNDKELVRMLEEKVGSDLQWIRVNGALCGFIIGLILTSIQWLG
- a CDS encoding MDR family MFS transporter, with product MGDIKRLPILITLVIGAFFSILNETLLNIAFVDLVKDLNVSYTTIQWLSTSYMLVVGILIPISALLVQWFTTRQMFLGAMILFTLGTLVCALAPDFSVLLSGRIIQAFGTGLMLPVMMNTILVLYPPEKRGAAMGSIGLVIMFAPAIGPTLSGLILESLDWRWLFYLVFPFGVLSIIIAAIYLKNVSDVTKPKVDILSIILSTIGFGGIVYGFSSAGGENSGWSSPEVYLTLIVGGLALLLFIWRQLISKEPMLNLRAFLSPMFALTTVLIIIVMMAMFSTLMLLPIFLQQGLMFTAFTAGLILLPGGILNGFLSPVTGKLFDKFGPRVLVIPGTAILVVVMWLFTQIDLDTSKGTIILYHCIMMVAISMIMMPAQTNSLNELPRKYYPHGTAILNTLTQVAGAIGVAFFISMMSAGTKDYVIENAEKVDPEKLGALALNAGIHNAFYIGMIFAIVGLVLSFFLKRTKAPEEA